A window of the Burkholderia sp. 9120 genome harbors these coding sequences:
- a CDS encoding formyltransferase, translating to MKPRAVVFAYHNVGVRCLQVLLARGVEVALVVTHEDSPTENIWFGSVASIAAEHGIPVVTPADPKSAELRAAVSAARPDFIFSFYYRHMLPVDLLALAARGAYNMHGSLLPKYRGRVPTNWAVIHGETETGATLHEMAAKPDAGAIIAQTPVPILPDDTAAQVFDKVTVAAEQTLWRVLPALLAGEAPHLPNDLTHGSYYGGRKPEDGRIDWTQSAQQVYNLIRAVAPPYPGAFTDLDGQRFIVARARLAAPGALRSDLPPGLHVSDNAVFAICGDGRAITIHELRRQLDGSETVVTPAEFAQLTQIPSQIPRSS from the coding sequence ATGAAGCCGCGCGCCGTCGTATTCGCGTATCACAACGTCGGCGTGCGCTGCCTGCAGGTGCTGCTCGCGCGCGGCGTCGAGGTGGCGCTGGTCGTCACGCATGAAGACAGCCCGACCGAGAACATCTGGTTCGGCAGCGTCGCTTCGATCGCGGCCGAACACGGCATTCCGGTCGTCACGCCGGCGGATCCGAAAAGCGCCGAACTGCGCGCCGCGGTAAGTGCCGCGCGGCCGGACTTCATCTTCTCGTTCTACTACCGCCACATGTTGCCGGTCGACCTGCTGGCGCTCGCCGCACGGGGCGCTTACAACATGCACGGCTCGCTGCTGCCGAAATACCGCGGCCGCGTGCCGACCAACTGGGCGGTGATCCACGGCGAAACCGAGACCGGCGCGACGCTGCATGAAATGGCCGCCAAGCCCGACGCGGGCGCGATCATCGCGCAGACGCCGGTGCCGATCCTGCCCGACGACACCGCCGCGCAAGTGTTCGACAAAGTCACGGTGGCCGCCGAGCAAACGTTGTGGCGCGTGCTGCCCGCCTTGCTGGCCGGCGAAGCGCCGCATCTGCCGAACGATCTCACGCACGGCAGCTATTACGGCGGGCGCAAGCCGGAAGACGGCCGCATCGACTGGACGCAATCCGCGCAGCAGGTCTACAACCTGATCCGCGCGGTGGCGCCGCCCTATCCCGGCGCGTTCACGGATCTCGACGGACAGCGTTTCATCGTCGCGCGCGCGCGCCTGGCCGCGCCCGGCGCGCTTCGCTCGGATTTGCCCCCGGGCCTGCACGTAAGCGATAATGCCGTTTTCGCGATCTGCGGCGACGGTCGCGCGATCACGATCCACGAGTTGCGGCGCCAGCTAGACGGCAGCGAAACTGTCGTCACGCCGGCCGAATTCGCCCAGCTCACTCAGATTCCCTCCCAAATTCCTCGCTCCTCATGA
- a CDS encoding glycosyltransferase has protein sequence MSYSEHRAVAPEVSIIIPVYNEEAGLAALFARLYPALDALGTGYEVIFINDGSRDKSAALLAEQFRARPDTTRVILLNGNYGQHMAILAGFEQSRGEIVITLDADLQNPPEEIAKLVSKMREGYDYVGTIRLQRQDSLFRRKASRAMNRLRERITRIKMTDQGCMLRAYSRHIIDTINRCGEINTFIPALAYTFAQNPVEIEVAHEERFAGESKYSLYSLIRLNFDLVTGFSVVPLQWLSFIGVILSLGSAALFVLLLIRRFIIGAEVQGVFTLFAVIFFLLGVIIFALGLLGEYIGRIYQQVRARPRYLVQTILEQRDGTTVAEAPRQAVVQAVQAAPLVDQGPNP, from the coding sequence ATGAGTTATTCGGAACATCGCGCTGTCGCACCGGAAGTGTCGATCATCATCCCGGTGTACAACGAGGAAGCCGGGCTGGCTGCGCTGTTTGCGCGCCTGTACCCGGCGCTCGACGCGCTCGGCACCGGTTATGAAGTGATCTTCATCAACGACGGCAGCCGCGACAAATCCGCCGCGCTGCTCGCCGAGCAGTTCCGCGCGCGCCCCGACACCACCCGCGTGATCCTGCTGAACGGCAACTACGGCCAGCACATGGCGATTCTCGCGGGCTTCGAGCAATCGCGCGGCGAGATCGTCATCACGCTCGACGCCGATCTGCAGAACCCGCCGGAAGAAATCGCCAAGCTCGTCTCGAAGATGCGCGAAGGCTACGACTACGTCGGCACGATTCGTCTGCAACGCCAGGACAGCCTGTTCCGCCGCAAGGCCTCACGCGCGATGAACCGGCTGCGCGAACGCATCACCCGTATCAAGATGACCGACCAGGGCTGCATGCTGCGCGCTTACAGCCGGCACATCATCGACACGATCAATCGGTGCGGCGAAATCAACACGTTCATTCCGGCGCTCGCGTACACCTTCGCGCAGAATCCGGTCGAAATCGAAGTCGCGCACGAAGAGCGCTTTGCCGGCGAATCGAAGTACTCGCTGTATTCGCTGATCCGCCTGAATTTCGACCTCGTGACCGGTTTTTCGGTGGTGCCGCTGCAATGGCTGTCGTTCATCGGCGTGATCCTGTCGCTCGGCTCGGCGGCGCTGTTCGTGCTGCTGCTGATTCGCCGCTTTATCATCGGCGCGGAAGTGCAAGGTGTGTTCACGCTGTTCGCCGTGATCTTCTTCCTGCTGGGCGTGATCATCTTCGCGCTCGGGCTGCTCGGTGAATACATCGGCCGGATTTATCAGCAGGTGCGCGCGCGTCCGCGTTATCTGGTGCAAACCATTCTCGAGCAGCGCGACGGCACGACCGTGGCCGAAGCGCCGCGTCAGGCCGTCGTGCAGGCCGTGCAGGCCGCGCCGCTGGTCGATCAGGGGCCGAATCCATGA
- a CDS encoding bifunctional UDP-4-keto-pentose/UDP-xylose synthase — protein sequence MKKVLILGVNGFIGHHLSKRILETTDWEVFGMDMQTERLGDLINHERMHFFEGDITINKEWVEYHVKKCDVILPLVAIATPATYVKQPLRVFELDFEANLPIVRSAVKYGKHLVFPSTSEVYGMCTDEQFDPEESQLSYGPINKPRWIYACSKQLMDRVIWGYGMEGLNFTLFRPFNWIGPGLDSIYTPKEGSSRVVTQFLGHIVRGENISLVDGGAQKRAFTDIDDGIGALMKIIENKDGVATGKIYNIGNPTNNFSVRELAHKMLALAAEFPEYAELAKNVQLVETSSGAYYGAGYQDVQNRVPKIDNTMQELDWAPKSTFDEALRKIFEAYRGHVGEARALVEQQ from the coding sequence ATGAAAAAAGTCCTGATTCTGGGTGTGAACGGCTTCATCGGCCATCACCTGTCCAAACGCATTCTCGAAACGACCGACTGGGAAGTCTTCGGGATGGACATGCAGACCGAACGTCTGGGCGACCTGATCAATCATGAGCGGATGCACTTCTTCGAAGGCGACATCACGATCAACAAGGAATGGGTCGAGTACCACGTCAAGAAATGCGACGTGATCCTGCCGCTGGTCGCGATCGCCACGCCCGCCACCTACGTGAAGCAGCCGCTGCGCGTGTTCGAACTCGACTTCGAGGCGAACCTGCCGATCGTGCGTTCGGCCGTGAAGTACGGCAAGCACCTCGTGTTTCCGTCCACGTCCGAGGTCTACGGCATGTGCACGGACGAGCAGTTCGATCCGGAAGAATCGCAACTGTCGTACGGTCCGATCAACAAGCCGCGCTGGATCTACGCGTGCTCGAAGCAGTTGATGGACCGCGTGATCTGGGGTTACGGCATGGAAGGCCTGAACTTCACGCTGTTCCGTCCGTTCAACTGGATCGGCCCGGGCCTCGACTCGATCTACACGCCGAAGGAAGGCAGCTCGCGCGTGGTCACGCAGTTCCTCGGCCATATCGTGCGCGGCGAGAACATCAGCCTGGTGGACGGCGGCGCGCAAAAGCGCGCGTTCACGGATATCGACGACGGCATCGGCGCGCTGATGAAGATCATCGAGAACAAGGACGGCGTCGCCACGGGCAAGATCTACAACATCGGCAACCCGACCAACAACTTCTCGGTGCGCGAGCTCGCGCACAAGATGCTGGCGCTCGCGGCCGAATTCCCGGAATACGCGGAACTTGCAAAGAACGTGCAACTGGTCGAAACCTCGTCGGGCGCGTACTACGGCGCCGGCTACCAGGACGTGCAGAACCGCGTGCCGAAGATCGACAACACGATGCAGGAACTCGACTGGGCGCCGAAGTCGACCTTCGACGAAGCGCTGCGCAAGATTTTCGAAGCGTATCGCGGCCACGTCGGCGAAGCCCGTGCGCTCGTCGAACAGCAATAA
- a CDS encoding DegT/DnrJ/EryC1/StrS aminotransferase family protein, producing the protein MTQPTVPFLPFVKPEIDEETIQGVAEVLRSGWITTGPQNQKFEAALSEFCGGRPVRTFNSGTATLEIGLRIAGVGEGDEVITTPASWVSTSNVIYEVGATPVFVDIDPATRNIDLDLLEKAITPRTRALIPVYLSGLPVDMDRLYEIARAHKLRVIEDAAQAFGSSWNGERIGKLGDIVSFSFHANKNLTSIEGGALVLNNEEEAILAQKYRLQGITRSGFDGMDCDLLGGKYNLTDVAARVGLGQLPHIERFTAQRRTLARAYFDGFAGGAAVKLGLGLPLADFDNSNWHMYLVTLPLEKLSIDRAGFMGELKERGIGSGVHYPAIHLFSLYKARGFREGMFPHAERYGASTVTLPLFTQMNESDVARVCRAVNEICEQYGK; encoded by the coding sequence ATGACCCAGCCAACCGTGCCGTTTTTGCCGTTTGTGAAACCTGAAATCGATGAAGAAACGATTCAGGGTGTCGCCGAGGTCCTGCGCTCCGGGTGGATCACCACCGGTCCGCAGAATCAGAAGTTCGAGGCGGCGCTCTCCGAGTTCTGTGGCGGCCGTCCGGTGCGCACGTTCAATTCCGGCACGGCGACGCTCGAAATCGGGCTGCGCATTGCCGGCGTGGGTGAAGGCGACGAAGTCATCACGACGCCCGCGTCGTGGGTCTCGACCAGCAATGTGATCTATGAGGTCGGCGCGACGCCGGTGTTCGTCGACATCGATCCGGCCACCCGCAATATCGACCTCGATCTGCTCGAAAAGGCCATCACGCCGCGCACCAGGGCGCTGATTCCGGTGTATCTGTCCGGCCTGCCGGTCGATATGGACCGTCTGTATGAAATCGCCCGCGCGCACAAGCTGCGCGTGATCGAAGACGCCGCGCAGGCGTTCGGTTCGAGCTGGAATGGCGAGCGCATCGGCAAGCTGGGCGACATCGTGTCGTTCAGCTTCCACGCGAACAAGAACCTGACTTCGATCGAAGGCGGCGCGCTGGTGCTCAACAACGAGGAAGAAGCGATCCTCGCGCAGAAGTACCGTCTGCAAGGCATCACGCGGTCAGGCTTCGACGGCATGGACTGCGATCTGCTGGGCGGCAAGTACAACCTGACGGACGTCGCCGCGCGCGTCGGCCTCGGCCAGTTGCCGCATATCGAGCGCTTCACCGCGCAGCGCCGCACACTGGCGCGCGCCTACTTCGACGGCTTCGCGGGCGGCGCCGCGGTCAAGCTGGGCCTGGGCCTGCCGCTTGCGGACTTCGACAACAGCAACTGGCACATGTACCTGGTCACGCTGCCGCTCGAGAAACTCTCGATCGACCGCGCGGGCTTCATGGGCGAACTGAAAGAGCGCGGCATCGGCTCGGGCGTGCACTACCCGGCGATCCATCTGTTCTCGCTGTATAAAGCGCGCGGTTTCCGGGAAGGCATGTTCCCGCACGCCGAGCGCTATGGCGCGAGCACCGTCACGCTGCCGCTCTTCACGCAGATGAACGAAAGCGACGTGGCGCGGGTCTGCCGCGCGGTCAATGAAATTTGCGAACAATACGGAAAATAA
- a CDS encoding glycosyltransferase family 39 protein, whose amino-acid sequence MNDMPSRLPLNRTTILLLVLALAAIWFVPLGWRHLLPSDEGRYAEMAREMFVTGDWITPRYNGYKYFEKPPLQTWANALTFAWFGIGEWQARLYTALTGFAGVLLIGFTGARVFNAATGVFAAIVLATSPYWNLMGHFNTLDMGLSFWMELTLCALLLAQRPNLPTANVRAWMWVCWGAMALAVLSKGLVGLILPGAVLVLYTLIARDWAVWKRLHLIGGLIVFFAIVTPWFVLVQQRNPEFLNFFFIVQQFKRYLTPEQNRPGPFYYFVPVLLVGFLPWLSVTVQSLRHALRLPRQPNGFAPVTLMLVWTGFIFLFFSASHSKLLSYTLPIAPPIALVIGMYLPLVTRDQLRRHLAGYALFLVVVAFGALFMTRFGSERNPAELYAEYRSWVLAALGVAFVLTLAALWLNRRSRAGGLGALATFGAAWLLLGTIAGTGHEVFGRLSSGAPLAPAIKAEIAKLPPDTPFYSVGVLDHTLPFYVDHTMIMVAHPDELAFGISVEPQKWLPSVDAWVERWKADRYALALIPPSTYDQLLKTGLPMQVIAQDSRRVVVAKPLPASGTAPTLEKPQS is encoded by the coding sequence ATGAACGATATGCCGTCGAGGCTACCGCTCAACCGCACGACGATCCTGCTGCTCGTGCTGGCACTCGCCGCGATCTGGTTCGTGCCGCTCGGCTGGCGCCATCTGCTGCCGAGCGACGAAGGCCGCTACGCCGAAATGGCGCGCGAGATGTTCGTCACCGGCGACTGGATCACGCCGCGCTACAACGGCTACAAGTACTTCGAGAAACCGCCGCTGCAAACCTGGGCGAACGCGCTGACGTTCGCCTGGTTCGGCATCGGCGAATGGCAGGCGCGACTCTATACGGCGCTGACGGGCTTTGCCGGCGTGCTGCTGATCGGCTTCACCGGCGCGCGCGTGTTCAACGCGGCCACCGGCGTGTTCGCCGCGATCGTGCTGGCCACGTCGCCGTACTGGAACCTGATGGGCCACTTCAACACGCTCGACATGGGCCTGTCGTTCTGGATGGAGCTGACGCTGTGTGCGCTGCTGCTCGCGCAACGCCCCAACCTGCCGACCGCGAACGTGCGGGCGTGGATGTGGGTGTGCTGGGGCGCGATGGCGCTCGCGGTGCTCTCCAAGGGCCTCGTCGGCCTGATCCTGCCGGGCGCGGTGCTGGTGCTCTACACGCTGATCGCGCGCGACTGGGCCGTCTGGAAGCGTCTGCATCTGATCGGCGGTCTGATCGTGTTCTTCGCGATCGTCACGCCGTGGTTCGTGCTGGTGCAGCAACGCAACCCCGAATTCCTGAACTTCTTCTTTATCGTCCAGCAGTTCAAGCGCTATCTGACGCCTGAGCAGAACCGGCCGGGACCGTTCTACTACTTCGTGCCGGTGCTGCTGGTGGGCTTCCTGCCGTGGCTGTCGGTGACCGTGCAGAGCCTGCGCCACGCGCTGCGCCTGCCGCGCCAGCCGAACGGCTTCGCACCGGTCACGCTGATGCTGGTGTGGACCGGCTTCATCTTCCTGTTCTTCAGTGCGTCGCACTCCAAGCTGCTGTCCTACACGCTGCCGATCGCCCCGCCCATCGCGCTCGTGATCGGCATGTACCTGCCGCTCGTCACGCGCGATCAGTTGCGCCGCCATCTGGCCGGCTATGCGCTGTTTCTCGTCGTCGTCGCGTTCGGCGCGCTGTTCATGACCCGCTTCGGCAGCGAGCGCAATCCCGCCGAGCTGTATGCCGAATACCGCAGTTGGGTGCTGGCGGCGCTCGGCGTGGCGTTCGTGCTGACGCTGGCGGCGTTGTGGCTGAACCGCCGCAGCCGGGCCGGCGGCCTCGGCGCGCTCGCCACGTTCGGCGCGGCGTGGCTGCTGCTCGGCACGATCGCCGGCACCGGTCACGAAGTGTTCGGCCGGTTGAGTTCCGGCGCGCCGCTCGCGCCCGCCATCAAGGCCGAGATCGCGAAGCTGCCGCCGGACACGCCGTTCTACTCGGTCGGCGTGCTCGACCACACGCTGCCGTTCTACGTCGACCACACGATGATCATGGTCGCGCACCCCGACGAACTGGCGTTCGGCATTTCCGTCGAACCGCAGAAGTGGCTGCCGAGCGTCGACGCCTGGGTCGAGCGCTGGAAGGCCGACCGCTACGCGCTCGCGCTGATCCCGCCGTCCACCTACGACCAGTTGCTGAAAACCGGACTGCCGATGCAGGTGATCGCCCAGGACTCGCGCCGGGTCGTGGTCGCGAAGCCGCTTCCGGCTTCGGGCACGGCGCCCACGCTGGAAAAACCGCAATCGTGA
- a CDS encoding peroxiredoxin — MPIAVDQPIPDFTAPATGGEITLSKLRGKKVVLYFYPKDNTPGCTTEGLQFRDLYPKFKKAGAEILGVSRDSLRSHDNFKAKLELPFPLISDPEETLCALFGVMKMKKMYGKEVRGIERSTFLIDAEGVLRQEWRGVKVPGHVDDILEAVQAL; from the coding sequence GTGCCCATCGCAGTCGACCAACCCATCCCCGACTTCACCGCCCCCGCTACCGGCGGCGAGATCACGCTGTCCAAACTGCGGGGCAAGAAGGTGGTGCTGTATTTCTATCCGAAGGACAACACGCCCGGCTGCACGACCGAAGGTCTGCAATTCCGCGACCTGTATCCGAAGTTCAAGAAGGCCGGCGCGGAAATCCTCGGCGTGTCGCGCGACAGCCTGCGCTCGCATGACAATTTCAAGGCGAAGCTCGAATTGCCGTTCCCGCTGATCTCCGATCCGGAAGAAACGTTGTGCGCGCTGTTCGGCGTCATGAAAATGAAGAAAATGTATGGCAAAGAAGTACGGGGAATCGAACGCTCCACGTTCCTCATCGACGCTGAAGGGGTGCTGCGCCAGGAGTGGCGCGGCGTGAAGGTGCCCGGCCACGTCGACGACATTCTGGAGGCTGTACAAGCACTTTGA
- a CDS encoding polysaccharide deacetylase family protein, producing the protein MARIVLKIDVDTLRGTREGVPNLARIFDRFKARATFLFSLGPDHTGWAMRRVLRPGFLKKVSRTSVVEHYGVKQLMYGVLLPGPDIGAKTSAEMRAIHEAGFECGIHTWDHVYWQDNVRVKDRAWTAAQMRKSHDRFVDVFGAPPVTHGAAGWQMNGHAFEQIDAWGMRYASDGRGRSPYLPVVDGKTLAHVQMPTTLPTLDEVLGVDGVELHNVAAWMLKHTENNPHDQVFTLHAELEGQKLAPVFEQLLDGWRAQGHTFATMGDYYATLDRDTLPSYPVTWGEIPGRSGELIVQP; encoded by the coding sequence TTGGCCCGTATCGTTCTGAAGATCGACGTCGACACGCTGCGCGGCACCCGCGAAGGCGTGCCGAATCTGGCACGCATCTTCGACCGCTTCAAGGCGCGCGCCACTTTCCTGTTCAGCCTCGGGCCCGACCACACCGGTTGGGCGATGCGCCGCGTATTGCGGCCGGGCTTTCTGAAGAAGGTGTCGCGCACTTCGGTGGTCGAACATTACGGCGTCAAACAGCTGATGTACGGCGTGCTGCTGCCCGGTCCGGACATCGGCGCGAAGACGTCGGCGGAAATGCGCGCGATCCACGAAGCCGGCTTCGAATGCGGCATTCATACGTGGGACCACGTGTACTGGCAGGACAACGTGCGCGTGAAAGACCGCGCATGGACCGCCGCGCAAATGCGCAAAAGCCATGACCGGTTCGTCGACGTGTTCGGTGCGCCGCCGGTCACGCATGGCGCGGCCGGCTGGCAGATGAACGGCCACGCGTTCGAGCAGATCGACGCGTGGGGCATGCGTTACGCGTCCGACGGCCGGGGCCGTTCGCCGTATCTGCCGGTGGTCGACGGCAAGACGCTCGCGCACGTGCAGATGCCCACCACGCTGCCCACGCTCGACGAAGTGCTCGGCGTGGACGGCGTCGAACTGCACAACGTCGCCGCATGGATGCTGAAGCACACCGAAAACAATCCGCACGATCAGGTGTTCACGCTGCACGCGGAACTCGAAGGGCAAAAGCTCGCGCCGGTTTTCGAACAGCTACTGGACGGCTGGCGCGCGCAAGGTCATACCTTCGCGACCATGGGTGATTACTACGCCACGCTAGACCGCGACACGTTGCCATCGTACCCTGTTACGTGGGGCGAAATTCCAGGCCGCTCCGGCGAGTTGATTGTCCAGCCCTGA
- a CDS encoding SMR family transporter: MNPISLFCILAGVTLNACAQLLLKAGTNAVGHFEFTRANILPIGFRIATQPPIIAGLACYGISLVVWIVGLSRVDVSIAYPMLSLGYVVNAFAAWYLFGEVMSVQKLIGIGVILIGVLILARS; the protein is encoded by the coding sequence ATGAATCCGATTTCCCTCTTCTGTATCCTCGCCGGCGTGACGTTGAACGCCTGCGCGCAGTTGCTGCTCAAAGCCGGAACGAATGCCGTTGGACACTTCGAATTCACCCGTGCGAACATCCTGCCCATCGGTTTCCGGATCGCGACCCAGCCGCCGATCATCGCCGGGCTGGCCTGTTATGGGATCAGCCTCGTCGTGTGGATCGTCGGGCTGTCGCGGGTGGACGTGTCGATCGCCTATCCGATGCTGTCGCTCGGCTACGTCGTCAATGCGTTCGCCGCGTGGTATCTGTTCGGCGAAGTCATGTCGGTGCAGAAGCTGATCGGGATCGGCGTGATCCTGATCGGCGTGCTGATTCTGGCGCGCAGCTAG
- a CDS encoding PhoH family protein codes for MPLPTPPSKLGNLLPPDEYKAKAATPARSASKKQAGDGEAAESADYGRANVAKPMANAANAATTLRTVPASSATPVANASAEQAAPARSRKTKQTAALLQPVPAARPHAEPAAPAAQPVVARAPSAKQADAAAPAAVAPATRGAGKKRSTSADPAEVQKLFVLDTNVLMHDPSCLFRFEEHDVYLPMMTLEELDNHKKGMSEVARNARQVSRTLDALVANAGNISDGISLARLGSREASGRLFFQTTLATIEPVEGLPEGKADNQILGVVRALQRDRMDRQVVLVSKDINMRIKAHALGLPAEDYFNDQVLEDSDLLYSGIRALPQDFWTRHAKGMESWQDTKTGTTYYRVTGPLCASMLVNEFVYLEPQNGEPAFHALVRELNGKTALLQTLRDYGHHKNNVWGITARNREQNFALNLLMNPEIDFVTLLGQAGTGKTLVALAAGLAQVLDDKRYNEIIVTRATVPVGEDIGFLPGTEEEKMQPWMGAFDDNLEVLQKTDDAAGEWGRAATQELIRSRLKVKSMNFMRGRTFVDKYLIIDEAQNLTPKQMKTLVTRAGPGTKIICLGNIAQIDTPYLTEGSSGLTYVVDRFKGWAHSGHVTLARGERSRLADYASEIL; via the coding sequence ATGCCTTTGCCTACTCCCCCCAGCAAGCTCGGCAATCTCCTGCCGCCTGACGAATACAAGGCTAAAGCCGCTACGCCGGCGCGCTCCGCCTCGAAGAAACAGGCTGGCGACGGGGAAGCCGCAGAGTCGGCCGATTACGGCCGCGCGAACGTCGCCAAGCCAATGGCGAATGCCGCCAATGCTGCGACCACCTTGCGGACCGTGCCGGCGTCGTCGGCAACCCCTGTTGCGAATGCTTCCGCGGAGCAGGCTGCTCCGGCGCGCAGTCGCAAAACGAAGCAAACCGCTGCCCTGTTGCAGCCGGTTCCCGCCGCCCGTCCGCACGCCGAGCCGGCCGCACCCGCGGCACAACCGGTGGTTGCGCGCGCGCCGAGCGCGAAGCAGGCCGACGCCGCTGCACCCGCAGCCGTTGCGCCCGCCACACGCGGCGCCGGCAAAAAACGCAGCACGAGCGCCGACCCGGCCGAAGTGCAGAAGCTGTTCGTGCTCGACACGAACGTGCTGATGCACGATCCAAGCTGCCTGTTCCGGTTCGAGGAACACGACGTCTATCTGCCCATGATGACGTTGGAAGAACTCGACAACCACAAGAAGGGCATGTCGGAAGTCGCGCGTAACGCTCGCCAGGTGAGCCGCACGCTGGACGCGCTGGTGGCCAACGCCGGCAATATCTCCGACGGCATTTCGCTCGCCCGTCTGGGCAGCCGCGAAGCGTCCGGACGTCTCTTCTTCCAGACCACGCTGGCCACCATCGAACCGGTGGAAGGCCTGCCGGAAGGCAAGGCCGACAACCAGATTCTCGGCGTCGTGCGCGCGTTGCAGCGCGACCGGATGGATCGCCAGGTCGTGCTGGTGTCGAAAGACATCAACATGCGCATCAAGGCGCATGCGCTCGGCCTGCCCGCCGAAGATTACTTCAACGACCAGGTGCTCGAAGACAGCGATCTGCTGTACTCGGGCATCCGCGCGCTGCCGCAGGACTTCTGGACCAGGCACGCGAAGGGCATGGAGAGCTGGCAGGACACCAAAACCGGCACAACGTATTACCGGGTGACGGGTCCGCTGTGCGCGTCGATGCTGGTCAACGAGTTCGTCTATCTGGAGCCGCAAAACGGCGAACCGGCGTTCCATGCGCTGGTGCGCGAGTTGAACGGCAAGACGGCGCTGCTGCAAACCTTGCGCGACTACGGCCACCACAAGAACAACGTGTGGGGCATCACGGCGCGTAACCGCGAGCAGAACTTCGCGCTGAACCTGTTGATGAATCCGGAGATCGACTTCGTCACGCTGCTGGGTCAAGCCGGTACAGGCAAGACGCTGGTCGCGCTCGCGGCCGGTCTGGCACAGGTGCTCGACGACAAGCGCTACAACGAGATCATCGTGACGCGCGCCACGGTGCCGGTCGGTGAAGACATCGGCTTCCTGCCGGGTACGGAAGAGGAAAAAATGCAGCCGTGGATGGGTGCATTCGACGACAACCTCGAAGTCCTGCAGAAAACCGACGACGCCGCCGGCGAATGGGGCCGCGCCGCGACTCAGGAGCTGATCCGTTCGCGCCTGAAGGTCAAGAGCATGAACTTCATGCGCGGCCGCACATTCGTGGACAAGTATCTGATCATCGACGAGGCGCAGAATCTGACGCCGAAGCAGATGAAGACGCTGGTCACGCGCGCGGGTCCGGGTACGAAGATCATCTGTCTGGGCAACATCGCGCAGATCGATACGCCGTATCTGACCGAAGGCAGTTCGGGGTTGACCTACGTGGTCGACCGCTTCAAGGGCTGGGCGCACAGCGGGCACGTCACGCTGGCGCGCGGCGAACGTTCGCGGCTTGCCGATTACGCGTCGGAAATTCTTTAA